One Rouxiella sp. S1S-2 genomic window, AGCAGCTGCGTTTGTTGTTGCACACTGTAGCCATTTGCACAAAACAGTGCGGCAAACTCCAACGCGATATCGGCGTTTGCCGCATACTCCCAGTCAATCAGACGGTCACCCTGCGCACCCTCGACCCAATTTTCAGGGTGAATATCCATGTGCGCCGTCGACATTTTGACCGGAGAGGGCAATCGTCGTTTCATTAAACGCTGATGTACCCGCAGCCACGCAGGCGATAATCGCTGCGGGTCAACTGACTGCCAATAAATCTGCAACCGCCGTTTTAAGTCAAGAGGCTCGCCCTGTGGGGTGCTACCGTGCAACGCTGCCAGCATAGTTGCTAAACGCTTTTGCGCAGATTGACTGAAAAAAGAGGCCGTATTCAGCGTTTGTCCGTTAATCCAACTCACCGCCAGCCAAGGGCTTTGCCAACAGATTACCGAGGGGGCAATGGCTTGGGGCGTCAAAGATCGCAGCAGTCTGCATTCGCGTTTACGGCTAATGCCCAGCAGCCGTTTTTCGGCCGACTCATGCCGCGCTAAACAGTGGTGGTTACCTGCCACAATACGCCAGCTTTTGCTGCTTAGCCCTTCCACAGGTGTAAAAATACAACCGGCGGAATAATCCGCCGGAAGATGTTTTTTAACCCAGACCTGCAGACTACTGCTGATTTTGCACCGCACCGCTGCCGGACCACACGATTTCACCGCTTTGCACCGTCATCAATTGCATATCAAGCGTTGGTGATTTCACATTGCCGCTGGCGTCGCTGTACAGCACGTATTGGGCATTAACCTGCCGCGCCAGTGCAATAGCCTTGCTGCGAGAAACCAGGTTGTCGTCTGGCGAAAGCCCCATCGCCTGTTTTGCCGTCGCCAGCTGTGAAGCCGGCACTACGGTAAAGGTGTTATTCGACGCCAGCGCCGTGTGCATCGCTGAAGTAATTTTACCGGTTTGCAGAGAACCGTTGGTACTGTTCTTCACGTTGTCGAGCAGCAAAACGCTTCCCGCCTGCACGCCTTCAGCCTGCAGCATTTTGGCAACCAGCGGCTGCACGGTCGCGCTCCAGTCAATAGACTGCAGTTTAGGCGGCTGAGGAATGGTCTGAACCGGTGGCTGACCTGAAGTTTCAGGCGTGCCCGTACCCGGCACAGTTGTCACGGGTGCTGTCGTCGTCGGCGGTGGCGTCTGAGGTTGCTGTGGTTGTTCTTCCTGGGTAGTAATACAGCCACTGAGCGCCAGCGTTGCCAATGCCACGAGTAAATACTTTTTCATCAACCCTCTCCGTACCGAACTTTAAAGATAAAGATGGACGCGCACACTGTACGCATCAAGATTGCCATTAAGCGAGTAAATATCGACGTCTGAGTTTGCCGGAACGGTAATGGTGCGCGGCTCGGCAAACGGCAGCAGGTCTAATCCTTGCCTATCATACCAATAGAAAACATAGTGTATTTGTATTGCTTTGGGTTGATTGTTACTCAACGACAGCGTGGCCTTTTGGCGCCCCTGATCGACAGACAGCGACGGCGTGCCGGGAATTATCCCGGCGGTCAACACCGGTGATTCCATGATAACCGTTTGCTGATTATTCAGCGCAATACCCGGCTTGCTGCTGCACCCTGCAAGACACAGCAGCACTGCACATGCCATCAAAAATCGCATAACCTTCCCCTAATAAGCTTCAATATACCCACGGGCGCGGGCATCAAAGCCGCACATCCGCGTTTTAGTGCGATAGCAGAGGACCAAGATTATGACCACCCACCAGGTGCATATGTATATGATACACCACCTGGCCGGCGTCTTTGTTGCAGTTAACTATCAAACGGTAACCATTTTCCGCAATGCCTTCCTGCTCGGCAATCCTGGCAGCGACGGTCATCATGCGGCCCAGTGCGGCTTCATGCTCGGCGGTGACATCATTCATGGTCGGGATCAGAACGTTGGGTATGATAAGAATATGGTTAGGCGCCTGCGGGGCGATATCACGGAAAGCAGTGACCAGTTCATCCTGATAAACCACGTCTGCCGGAATTTCGCGGCGGATAATTTTACTGAAAATTGTTTCTTCGGCCATGATGTTTCTCCCTTGATCGCGTTTCATTACAAAAGCTGTGAGCGCAGTATGAGTCAGCCATTCCGCTATTTTCAAGTTTTTAAGGCGTTTACAGTTCAACACAAGGTTAAAGGAGTGTGGCGACGGATATCAAACACGTTTTTCAATACCTGTCGCCACTTTTCAACTGACTAAAATTTAATCTAAATTAGTCGTCTTATTACTATAATTTAAATGCTCTTTTCAACCACATCGCCAACAATGCCATCTTTGTTTTTAGGCGTAATTGTCAGTTTGTCAAAGCCATTTGAATTATAAACGCTCACACAAACGGTTCTTCCGTGCGCTGTTTTAGTACTGCTCGTCCACGTGATAACAGTGTCGCCTTCTGCGCTCCCCCCTTGGGCATCATAGTCGTAATGCGCGGTATATTCCCTTTGGGAAAAACCGCATGATGTGGTTGATACACTGAGATTGCTCACCTTAGGTTTGTTATCTTTTATAGGGCCGTAAGTCGTTGAAGAACTCCAATTTCCCTTGGTATTATCAGAACTGATTGCCGTCACCCTGAAATTAATATTGCCTCCTATATCATCGGCTACCAGCCTATAATATCGAGTTCCTTCTGCTACCACTGTTCCATTAATATACCAGGTGATTGTTTTTAAGGTTTTAGCATCATCCCCATCTTCCAAACTATAGTTTGCTCTCAATTGTTGGCCCACTATGAATATTCCACTGATATTTAGTCTGTCTACATTTGGCATACCTACGACAGGGCCAACACCAGGTGCTGAGGATGATCCTCCCGTTAATCCGCTAGAATTTGTTGCAGTCACATGAAAGCGAATTTCGGCCCCTATGTCATCTTTGGTCAGCGTATATTTGCGCAGAGTGGCCCCGGGGATTGTTCCTGGATTGCTCCCAGAAGTGCGCTCCCAGGTCATTGTTTTTTCAGTTTTACCGGCATCCCCATTTTGCAAAGTGTAGTTAGCGGATAAAGTCTCTCCTACCCTTGGCGTTCCGCTGATACTCAGGTTAGATATGCTCGGTAACGCTATAACAGGGCCAAAACTAGGTGCTGAAGCCAACTCTCCCTTTAATCCACTAGAATTTGTTGGAGTCACGTGAAAGCGAACTTTGGCCCCTACGTCATTGGCAGTCAGCACATATTGTTGCTTAGTGGCCCCGGGGATTATTCCCGGATTGCTCCCAGAAGTGCGTTCCCAGGTAATTGTTTTTTTAGTCTGCTCCGCATCCCCATTTTCTAAAGTGTATAAAGCGTCCAAAGTCTGACCTTCAATTGGACTACCCCAGATCCTCTGGTTAGATATGCTCGGTAACGGTATAACCTTTATTTTATTGGAAATAACTAAACTACTGGATTCACCCAACCTATTACGCGTGATAGCTTGAACATGGATTTCGTGGCCAACGTCTGCAAGAGTAATAACGTAGTCTTTACTTGTCGCACCCGTTATCCATTCTTTTTCATTCATCCATTGGTAACTCGCCTTTTCCTCTGCCTCTGCAACACCGTTACCGACGTACTTATAAGACGATTTCAGCGTACTTCCGATGACCGATTGCCCGGTAATGTTTAAATCTTTAATGACAGGTTTTCCATGTTTAACGGTAACGGGGACGTCTATAGATATCGGTGCCGCGGTGGTGCTGGTTGCTGCCTGGCTAACGTTGATGTCAGTAGTGCCCACTTCAATGAACTCTATCTCTCCTTTATCAGAAACCTTAACAATGCTTACATCTGAAGATCTATAGAGGTAAATCCCGCCGTTTCCGCCGGAAACACTGAGTTTTTGCTTCGTCGCCCCGAAGTCAACCGTCACGGGATCAGCATGCAGCGCCAGCGCGTCTTTCAAATCAACAGTGACGCCAAACGTGGCCGTTTGACCAAGGTAGTTAGCGCTCTCCGCCTCCGTCACCGCGATCTTCGCGGTGCCTTTAGCCCGCGCCGTAACATTGCCCTCGCTGTCTACTTGAGCGACGGTGTCGTTGTCACTGCGATAAGTCAGCTTGCCACCTTGCCCACCGTTACCGCCGCTTGCCGTAACACCCGACTTGTCACCTACTTTTAACTTCATCGGACTCACTTCAAGCGCGACGCCGACAATTTTGTTGACGGTAATCGCGACGTCAATCGGTTGCGATGCCGCCGTGTTCTCCGTTGCCGGCTGGCTCACCGTGATGCGGGTTGTGCCCGCCTTCACAAACGTCAGCTCGCCCGTCGTCGACACCTTAACCACGCTTTCATCCAGGGATTTATAAAGGTAAGTCCCGCCGTTTCCGCCGGAAACACTGAGTTTTTGCTTCGTCGCCCCGAAGTCAACCGTCACGGGTTCAGCATACAGCGCCAGCGCGTCTTTCAAATCAACAGTGACGCCAAACGTGGCCGTTTGACCAAGGTAGTTAGCGCTCTCCGCCTCCGTCACCGCGATCTTCGCGGTGCCTTTAGCCCGCGCCGTAACATTGCCCTCGCTGTCTACTTGAGCGACGGTGTCGTTGTCACTGCGATAAGTCAGCTTGCCACCTTGCCCACCGTTACCGCCGCTTGCCGTAACACCCGACTTGTCACCCACTTTTAACTTCATCGGACTCACTTCAAGCGCGACGCCGACAATTTTGTTGACGGTAACCGCGACGTCAATCGGTTGCGATGCCGCCGTGTTCTCCGTTGCCGCCTGGCTCACCGTGATGCGGGTCGTGCCCGCCTTCACAAACGTCAGCTCGCCCGTCGCCGACACCTTAACCACGCTTTCATCCAGGGATTTATAAAGGTAAGTCCCGCCGTTTCCGCCGGAAACACTGAGTTTTTGCTTCGTCGCCCCGAAGTCAACCGTCACGGGATCAGCATGCAGCGCCAGCGCGTCTTTCAAATCAACAGTGACGCCAAACGTGGCCGTTTGACCTAGGTAGTTAGCGCTCTCCGCCTCCGTCACCGCGATCTTCGCGGTGCCTTTAGCCCGCGCCGTAACATTGCCCTCGCTGTCTACTTGAGCGACGGTGTCGTTGTCACTGCGATAAGTCAGCTTGCCACCTTGCCCACCGTTACCGCCGCTTGCCATTACACCCTTCTTGTCACCCACTTTTAACTTCATCGGACTCACTTCAAGCGCGACGCCGACAATTTTGTTGACGGTAACCGCGACGTCAATCGGTTGCGGTGCCGCCGTGTTCTCCGTTGCCGGCTGGCTCACCGTGATGCGGGTCGTGCCCGCCTTCAGGAACGTCAGCTCGCCCGTCGTCGACACACTAACTATTTTCACATCTGCTGATTTATAGCTCAATTCCCCGCCGTTGCCGCCGGAGACATCCAGCGTTTGAACCGGTGCACCAAAGTCTACCGTTACCGATTTAACTTGTAGTTCTTCTGGTATATGTTTAGTCACGGTCACGGTGAAAGTTATCGGTTCAGGCGCATTTACCGTTGCAGTCGGCTTTTGATAAACGGTTATTTCTGTTACGCCCACTTTTTTAGCGATCAGCTTCCCCTGCTCGATGGCAACAATTTCTGCGGATTTGGATGTGAACAGATACTCCTCACCAATAATACCGCCTGTTGGGCTAACCGTTTTATTCTCCCCAACGTAAAGCGTTATCCCTGGAAGCGGGTCTATTTTTGCTGCGGAAAACTCCACGTTAATATTACGTGAGAGTGATTTTTTCGCTGAAATGGAGGACGCCGCATCTACAGTATTAGGCTGTAAACTGACGGTAACGGTATCATGACCAGGCGTGGTAATTCCCTCATAGCGAATGATCATCTCCCCATGATCATCCGTTACGCCGGTACGCTTGGTAATGGTTCCCAGCGCCGAGTTTAACTGGCTCCAAAATACAGGTGCCATGGAAGCAGGTCGATCGTAGCGATCTTTTACAATAGCGGTCAGAAATAGTTGCCCCGAAGTTCCCTGTGGGAAGATTATCACCTCATCGCTTTCCACTGAGGTGTTGCCATTGGCAATCAAAAGATTGCTCAATTTTAGGCTAGGGATATTTACAGTCTGTTTTACTGACTCTCCTGATATGTTGTCTTTATTGATGGGTGTGACTTGGAAAATAATATTTTGTCCGCGATCTTCAGCTCTTACTTTATAGGTCAAACCTTCACTCAATGATGTAGCGCTGTCATTTTCGTTAAACCAGACAACCGGCGAACCGCCGTCTATTTCGTCATTGCCTTCATTATTAACAAACAGATAACTGGCTGCCAGCGTCTCCCCTACGTCAGGCGTACCGGTTATATTGACTTGCTTTGCCGCAGGTGCGATATCGCCCGGAAGTACTGTGACCTGATAGAAGGCGTTATTAACCGGCGTTTGCCACCAGCCCTGCTGAAACTCTTGAGCACGAATGGTCGTTTCGCCGCGTTTTAGAGGCGTGATAAACCCGCTGTCCAATTCAACCTTGACTATTTCATTCTGGTCGGAGGTATATTTAATGGCGCCTCCATAACCGCCCTTGGCCAGATTAACCGACTGTGCCGCCCCAGCCTTAACTGTCAGCCGATCGGGGCTAAAATAGAGCGGACGAAATAGCTCCTCTCTTTTATATTGCAGCACAATATTATTGTTTCGGGTAACGAAGTCGTGACGAGACAGGGACAGTGCACTCATTGCCTGGCCTTTTTGTGGATCTAACTGCTGCTGCAGGCTCTGATCAAAGTTCCAGGTAAAATTCATACCGATTTTTAAATCATGAGGCTGGCCGGTCATCAGGGTTTCTTCGAGGGTGAACCCCAACAGGGAGACGGGCTGCCAGTTGAAGCCTAATGTGAGGCCATAAGGGTCTGCACTTACGCGACTACGCGTACCCAAGACATCAACATCTTTGCCGTACCAGTGGAATCCGGTTAATTTTACCGCTAAAGGCCTTAATATTAAGGCCTCAAGGTTTATATCCCACCCTCTGGCGGCGCGTTCATACAGGCCATAATGTAGAGGGTCTGGATTAAACTGCGTGTCATTGGACTTTTTCCACCCGCTGAGCGGCAAATAGTAGTTAAAAGAGCTCCGGATAGTTTCGCCCCAGACCTCAAACCCAAGCCCCAAACGGTTATGCCTGCGCGTAATATCTTGATCAAAAAACGCGTTGGTACCCACAATTAAATTATCGTTAATGCTATAGCGATAACCCAGGCCGAGATTAAACTGATTTCGCTCATTCCAGCGATGAGAGCTTAGTTGTGAAAACAAGGTGTAGTTATCACCCTCAAGCCAGGGGTAAAGATAGTCGAGTCCGAATTCAAAACGGCTCCTGCCATCAATGCCGGTGTTTATGCTGGCTCTAGCCTTAGCATCAGAAAACGATAATAACTGTTCGATTTGCTGTGAGGCCTGACTGTTTACGGCACCCACGGCTTTTGAAGACAGTTGCTGCGAGAGTGGAGCTTGACTTAGCGTAGGCCCTAACTGCTCCAGCATTGAGGTGAGGGGAGGATTATCGTTTCTAGTGTTCCCCTCTGACTGCTGCGCACTGCTGTTTTCTGTAACCAGTAGCGGTAATGTATTGGATGAAACCCGCTCAGCGTTGTCGTTTGTTTCCTTTCTATTGACGCTAATCGCTGAAGCAAGGGGTTGCGGTGCTGATGTTGTCTCTGCGGCCAACGGGCTGTCTTCAATGCGGCCATTTTCCGCCTCTGCAAACGTCAGCTCACCTTTATTCGTCGTCTTAACAACATTCTCATTCAGCGGTTTATCGCTCAATCCCCCCCTATTGCCGTCGGAGACCTCAGGCGTTTGCTTCGCAGTGTCTAATTCAACAGACACGGCGTCAGCGTGCAGCGCTGTCGCATCTTTCATTTCAAAGATAAAATATGAAGTCATTATAAAAAATATAATAACCACTGCCCACTTTACAGCCATGCTAAATTTTATTTTTCTTGAATCACTTAAATTATTGGACATATCCATGTCACCTTTCTCACTTGAAATTCATATCGATTAAATAAATCTATATTAATAATTTATAAATATAAATCAGTAAAGCTTATCAAATAAAAACAAGTAACAACCCACATCTTTTAACAATGTGCCATTACAATATTTAATTAAATAAACTTAGCAATATAGCTAAATTAGACAATCATATTACCTTCAATAGAGTAAGTAATCATAATTTTGAATGGTTGGCGTGTGAATTACATGCTTTTCACAAAAATAAGAATGTGACAGGATTAACAAAACCATCAATATAAATAATAATAAATGAAAGTTATAACTCTTTTACAAACCATAAATAGAAAAAGGAGACCAACGTCTCCTTTTTCTATTTCAACAATAATCAGCCTTGCCGCAAATTAATTATTGCGGATGTAGTCATCCATATCTGTTTTCAGGTTATCTGACTTGGTACCGAAGATTGCCTGTACGCCAGAACCTGCGACTACAACCCCCGCCGCGCCCAACTGTTTCAGGCCAGCTTGGTCAACTTTTGAGACATCGGCCACGCTCACACGCAGACGCGTGATACAGGCATCCAGGTTAGTGATATTTTCTTTACCACCAAACGCTTTCACCAATGAAGCAGACATTTCACTGCCGCTCTGTGTAGTCTGGGCCGCTGTGGTGTCTTCACGGCCCGGCGTTTTCAGGTTCAGCTTAACGATCAATACGCGGAAGATAGTGTAGTAAACCACGCCATAAATCACCCCGACGACAGGGAACAACCAAATGCGGCTGCTGTTACCGCTTAGCACCACAAAATCGATTAATCCGTGAGAGAAACTGGTGCCATCGCGCATCCCCAACAAAATACAGATTGGGAAGGCCAGACCGGCCAGAATCATGTGAATAACATATAGAATCGGCGCAACAAACATAAATGCGAATTCGATAGGCTCGGTGATACCGGTCAGGAAAGCAGTCAGCGCAGCAGAAATCATAATGCCGCCGACTTTGGCGCGATTTTCAGGCTTGGCTGAGTGCCAAATCGCGATCGCTGCCGCCGGCAGTCCATACATTTTAAACAGGAAGCCACCGGAAAGTTTACCTGCCGTTGGGTCACCCGCCATATAACGTGGAATATCACCGTGGAATACCTGACCCGCCGAGTTAACGTATTCGCCAACCTGCATTTGGAAAGGAACGTTCCAGATATGATGCAAACCAAATGGCACAAGTGCGCGTTCAACCAGACCATAAATCCCGAAGGCTACAACCGGGTTTTGGTAAGCGGCCCACTGAGAGAAAGTTTGGATTGCGCTGCCAATAGGTGGCCAGATAAATGACAGAACAACGCCCAAAATAATCGCGGCAAGCCCGGAGATGATCGGGACAAAACGTTTACCGGCGAAGAAGCCCAGATACTCAGGGAGCTTGATGCGATAGAAACGGTTGAACATATAGGCGGCGATGACGCCCGAGATAATCCCACCCAGCACGCCGGTGTCGGCCAGATGTTTACTGGCAATTTCATCGGCAGGCAGGTGCAGAACCATTGGCGCAACGACGGCCATGGTTTTCACCATAATTCCGTAAGCGACCACCGCAGCCAGCGCGGACACGCCGTCGTTATTGGTGAATCCGAGCGCAACGCCGATGGCGAAAATCAGCGGCATGTTGGCAAAGACTGAGCCTCCCGCTTCGGCCATAACGTGAGAGACAATGACGGGCAGCCAGCTAAAGTTTGCG contains:
- a CDS encoding phosphotransferase, translated to MKSCGPAAVRCKISSSLQVWVKKHLPADYSAGCIFTPVEGLSSKSWRIVAGNHHCLARHESAEKRLLGISRKRECRLLRSLTPQAIAPSVICWQSPWLAVSWINGQTLNTASFFSQSAQKRLATMLAALHGSTPQGEPLDLKRRLQIYWQSVDPQRLSPAWLRVHQRLMKRRLPSPVKMSTAHMDIHPENWVEGAQGDRLIDWEYAANADIALEFAALFCANGYSVQQQTQLLRYYAQSGGYSDILKLERQVRRWQPWLEYLMLMWFEVRWQQTADVRYIDWAQPLRQKLFNEL
- the lpoB gene encoding penicillin-binding protein activator LpoB codes for the protein MKKYLLVALATLALSGCITTQEEQPQQPQTPPPTTTAPVTTVPGTGTPETSGQPPVQTIPQPPKLQSIDWSATVQPLVAKMLQAEGVQAGSVLLLDNVKNSTNGSLQTGKITSAMHTALASNNTFTVVPASQLATAKQAMGLSPDDNLVSRSKAIALARQVNAQYVLYSDASGNVKSPTLDMQLMTVQSGEIVWSGSGAVQNQQ
- a CDS encoding YcfL family protein, which codes for MRFLMACAVLLCLAGCSSKPGIALNNQQTVIMESPVLTAGIIPGTPSLSVDQGRQKATLSLSNNQPKAIQIHYVFYWYDRQGLDLLPFAEPRTITVPANSDVDIYSLNGNLDAYSVRVHLYL
- the hinT gene encoding purine nucleoside phosphoramidase — protein: MAEETIFSKIIRREIPADVVYQDELVTAFRDIAPQAPNHILIIPNVLIPTMNDVTAEHEAALGRMMTVAARIAEQEGIAENGYRLIVNCNKDAGQVVYHIHMHLVGGHNLGPLLSH
- a CDS encoding inverse autotransporter beta domain-containing protein, which codes for MSNNLSDSRKIKFSMAVKWAVVIIFFIMTSYFIFEMKDATALHADAVSVELDTAKQTPEVSDGNRGGLSDKPLNENVVKTTNKGELTFAEAENGRIEDSPLAAETTSAPQPLASAISVNRKETNDNAERVSSNTLPLLVTENSSAQQSEGNTRNDNPPLTSMLEQLGPTLSQAPLSQQLSSKAVGAVNSQASQQIEQLLSFSDAKARASINTGIDGRSRFEFGLDYLYPWLEGDNYTLFSQLSSHRWNERNQFNLGLGYRYSINDNLIVGTNAFFDQDITRRHNRLGLGFEVWGETIRSSFNYYLPLSGWKKSNDTQFNPDPLHYGLYERAARGWDINLEALILRPLAVKLTGFHWYGKDVDVLGTRSRVSADPYGLTLGFNWQPVSLLGFTLEETLMTGQPHDLKIGMNFTWNFDQSLQQQLDPQKGQAMSALSLSRHDFVTRNNNIVLQYKREELFRPLYFSPDRLTVKAGAAQSVNLAKGGYGGAIKYTSDQNEIVKVELDSGFITPLKRGETTIRAQEFQQGWWQTPVNNAFYQVTVLPGDIAPAAKQVNITGTPDVGETLAASYLFVNNEGNDEIDGGSPVVWFNENDSATSLSEGLTYKVRAEDRGQNIIFQVTPINKDNISGESVKQTVNIPSLKLSNLLIANGNTSVESDEVIIFPQGTSGQLFLTAIVKDRYDRPASMAPVFWSQLNSALGTITKRTGVTDDHGEMIIRYEGITTPGHDTVTVSLQPNTVDAASSISAKKSLSRNINVEFSAAKIDPLPGITLYVGENKTVSPTGGIIGEEYLFTSKSAEIVAIEQGKLIAKKVGVTEITVYQKPTATVNAPEPITFTVTVTKHIPEELQVKSVTVDFGAPVQTLDVSGGNGGELSYKSADVKIVSVSTTGELTFLKAGTTRITVSQPATENTAAPQPIDVAVTVNKIVGVALEVSPMKLKVGDKKGVMASGGNGGQGGKLTYRSDNDTVAQVDSEGNVTARAKGTAKIAVTEAESANYLGQTATFGVTVDLKDALALHADPVTVDFGATKQKLSVSGGNGGTYLYKSLDESVVKVSATGELTFVKAGTTRITVSQAATENTAASQPIDVAVTVNKIVGVALEVSPMKLKVGDKSGVTASGGNGGQGGKLTYRSDNDTVAQVDSEGNVTARAKGTAKIAVTEAESANYLGQTATFGVTVDLKDALALYAEPVTVDFGATKQKLSVSGGNGGTYLYKSLDESVVKVSTTGELTFVKAGTTRITVSQPATENTAASQPIDVAITVNKIVGVALEVSPMKLKVGDKSGVTASGGNGGQGGKLTYRSDNDTVAQVDSEGNVTARAKGTAKIAVTEAESANYLGQTATFGVTVDLKDALALHADPVTVDFGATKQKLSVSGGNGGIYLYRSSDVSIVKVSDKGEIEFIEVGTTDINVSQAATSTTAAPISIDVPVTVKHGKPVIKDLNITGQSVIGSTLKSSYKYVGNGVAEAEEKASYQWMNEKEWITGATSKDYVITLADVGHEIHVQAITRNRLGESSSLVISNKIKVIPLPSISNQRIWGSPIEGQTLDALYTLENGDAEQTKKTITWERTSGSNPGIIPGATKQQYVLTANDVGAKVRFHVTPTNSSGLKGELASAPSFGPVIALPSISNLSISGTPRVGETLSANYTLQNGDAGKTEKTMTWERTSGSNPGTIPGATLRKYTLTKDDIGAEIRFHVTATNSSGLTGGSSSAPGVGPVVGMPNVDRLNISGIFIVGQQLRANYSLEDGDDAKTLKTITWYINGTVVAEGTRYYRLVADDIGGNINFRVTAISSDNTKGNWSSSTTYGPIKDNKPKVSNLSVSTTSCGFSQREYTAHYDYDAQGGSAEGDTVITWTSSTKTAHGRTVCVSVYNSNGFDKLTITPKNKDGIVGDVVEKSI
- the ptsG gene encoding PTS glucose transporter subunit IIBC; this encodes MFKNAFANLQKVGKSLMLPVSVLPIAGILLGVGSANFSWLPVIVSHVMAEAGGSVFANMPLIFAIGVALGFTNNDGVSALAAVVAYGIMVKTMAVVAPMVLHLPADEIASKHLADTGVLGGIISGVIAAYMFNRFYRIKLPEYLGFFAGKRFVPIISGLAAIILGVVLSFIWPPIGSAIQTFSQWAAYQNPVVAFGIYGLVERALVPFGLHHIWNVPFQMQVGEYVNSAGQVFHGDIPRYMAGDPTAGKLSGGFLFKMYGLPAAAIAIWHSAKPENRAKVGGIMISAALTAFLTGITEPIEFAFMFVAPILYVIHMILAGLAFPICILLGMRDGTSFSHGLIDFVVLSGNSSRIWLFPVVGVIYGVVYYTIFRVLIVKLNLKTPGREDTTAAQTTQSGSEMSASLVKAFGGKENITNLDACITRLRVSVADVSKVDQAGLKQLGAAGVVVAGSGVQAIFGTKSDNLKTDMDDYIRNN